One Ranitomeya variabilis isolate aRanVar5 chromosome 4, aRanVar5.hap1, whole genome shotgun sequence genomic window, CACATAGAATACTTTGGCAGAGAAAAAGCCCaggactgaggttctccctgcAACAGTCAAATAACAACTCCTACTCGTTGCTCCTCTTCTCCAGAGGAGTAAGGACGAAATTTAAAGTACAATTTGCATGTTTCCTTAAGCACAAAAAACTTGTCCCTACCCACAGAAAACCTATGCGGGAAggcaattttgggttcaagctGGACCGAACAACCCGAAGAATCCTGTAGCCTGCAGCCGCTGCCAATGCTACTGAACCTCAGAATGAAGGTTAGTCACGTCCATTGACAACCTCTGCAGCTGCTCTTCCAGCACAGACATGGGATCCATGACCCCAGCAAAAGAAGacagctgactgctatagctccaagcctcaacagggggaaatggaaatatcactggcaactcccagcagcaagctgggagtttataaacacccaggtccatgtGTATCAACAAGAGCTctggaaggttgccactgggtcctagagtcatAAGGACAAGGAAAAAGTCTGcagagcaaactgctgagaccttctgtagATAGATGCAGTGCTACAGTctacagcctctgacacacctgtgacagcaGAGCTGTTacacagtaaatacatttttttcattagtTGCTAATGGGATGCAGCAAGCcacatctcaccttgtcatttagagttggtgaaattcatctttctgcACAGCAGTttcacagtgaaaaaaaaaattctgtagatCAAtttgatacagcccaccatatcccaccttgtcatttagtagcGGTGAAATTCATCCTTCTGCACAGCTGttgcacagcaaaaaaaaaatgtgtttagctAAATGTGATACAATCTCCCATATCcctccttgtcatttagtggctgtGAAATTGCTCTGTATATCCAGTTGTCattctccattatactatttcaactctggtgaaattgatgccactttgttggtgtttccaactaatttttgaaaatgtgtacaCTCCTGGATGGTGGACATCTGCTGGTTTGGCTGTAGTGAAGAGATatcgctccccattatactatttctactttggtcAAATTGATGCCGCTTTGGTGGTTTCTGCTCCTAATTATTTAAAATTTTAAGACTtctgattgggtctccatctgctgggttgtccGTACTGGAGGACGTGTCAGTcaatattatactatttctactgtggtgaaattgatgccactttgttgttgtctgccactaatttttggaaatgtgaacactcctggttgggtctacatctgctgggttggctgtagtgcagGAGATGTCActcaccattatactatttctactgtggtggaaTTAATGACACTTTGGTGGTGTCTAccactaattgtttgaaatgtgaaccctCCTGGTTGGGtcttcatctgctgggttggctgtactaGTTGTACTCTatttaaattgatgccacttttgtggtgtttaccaccaatttttggaaatgtgtggactcctggttgggtttcctttatgtgtgttgcctgtaggagTAGGCCTCTAAAACTGGCATTCCTCCACctgctttgagtcaactacccgtgctACTATCCTTATTTTTTTCTGACAATggcagtctacaaaactgatatttgtgccacctgagtgtggctgagcatcaaagcaggctgagctgttgcatgtggtaacagggctcccagcacagcaggcttacatcGATCTCTtatcccacctcatcttaatttgaagttcaattcaaagctgtaaatgccggCCCAGATCCTGTTACCTCATGCATGGCTAATACTGTGGTGCCATTCTAAAatgtgtactgtgggtgaattgaggccactctcctggtgtctgcccctaattttgtgTTTTTCCAGCTTTTGGTAACATTTGAAAGTGTTATCTATGCATTTGTTTTggcctcccattgactacaatggcggTTGACTGTGCTTGGCAAATATTAGACGAATAatttggtgaatattgcaaattcggtgatcgaTATCCGAACCGATATTAAAAtattcgcccatctctagttaggGGAAGGTTGAAGATCGGGACCCACTTCTATTGATCAATGGGGGATTATGTGTGTTTTCCCAGAGAAGACAATTGTTACCTATCTAGTCAGAACTGGTTGAAGACTTCCGCCAGcataaatgttctttttttaacTTTGAAAGCTAGTACCTACTTGTCATTTCAATTGTTGACGTTGAAGTTTGCATAAAATTGACATTTTACAGTATGAAAAGCATGAGGAAGTAAAAAAAGTAAGGTCAAATTTATCCCCAGGCATGTGTTTAACATTGGTATCTAAAACAGCAGCTGGTTATAAAAGACAGAAACACAGGTAAGAAGAAGCACATCGGTGGAAGAACTTTACAGAAGGCAGAATGTCACTCCCCAGAACTTTTACTCTTCTATTTTTTGGATTAGTTATCACTTCGTTTTTTACCGATGCTCAGGCGGATTCTTGCTTGTTGACTTCCAACACGACTAATTCTAACTATTCATTGACCGTATCCCCTCTGAATCTAATCAAAAGCACTCTATACACAGGTATGTGATAATTATTTCTATTATGTCTACAACTGTTTGACTGCGTTCACTCATTACAGCCAGGGTACGTCTTCTGTAATCACACCCTTTTTGAAAACAATGTAAAATTGGTGTAGCATTGCTATAATCGGAGCAAACAAAATGCACTGTGACTGCAATGTGTGAACTCAGCTTTTATGTATGTACTGTACCAATTTGTCCTTTAAGACAGAATGAAAAATGCAACTAGAATTTTTGTAGACCCATTTTATGCAGCCAAAAAGCTGCCAAATTAACTCATGAAGAATTTTGCTTGCCAAGACAGTAATGAATGATtaaaactattttatttatttatttttttacagtcacTTTATCTTCGACTCAGAATGGAAGTGTTGATTTTCTGCTCCAGGTTTCTGCCAGTAACTCTACTATCGGAAACTGGTCACTATTAGGCACTTATTCCAATTGTACTAACGGAGTTTCAGTTTCCTCTTATGCAATTAACACAAGTAATTCTTTTATTGCCAACTGGACTTCACCATCTACTCTAAGTGCAAATTCTGTCTCCATCAGGTAAGGTTGTAAGATGTTCTTAAATGGTTACTGTAGTTTgatcaaactttgcataaatcaatagtacaagaaaTAAAcattgcaatatatcttatcagagaaataggCTTCTTTATCCACTTATGAGCCACATCTTCTTCCTCCCACCTGCCTCCAGAACTGATTACTCTAAAAACAGCTACATTTGTCTTGGTCAAATACATGCTGTCATTTCACTGAAATATGTAATTACAGGTGTCTATTGAAGTGTTGTCAGCAAAGTAAAAAAGAGTCACAGACATACATGCCGATTTCTAGTATGTGTTTGTATCTAACCCcagagctgaattcacagctacacatCTCAGTACTATTACTTCTAAATATGTGTTACAAAAAGAAAGGAGAGCAGAAATCAATCATGTCGCTGTGTGGccatgtatgggagacatcataaggCGTTAGTCTCTATGCACTAgcacagagacaactgaaaattagaaataGAGCCTGCAGGGGGAAAAAGTAGTGAAAAATGCAGGATATAAGTGTCATAGTGTACAGAAATAGTGTTGGTCCTCATGTACGCACATGTTAGCATATTTTGTGCAGTCACTGAAAACAACAGATATGCTTTAGAGGGAATCTATCGTGTAAACGAAAcacaattaacctgcagatttaccaatagCTTGATGCTATTAGCTATTCTGAAACCGTGCACCCACCACACTGAGAGCTGCGCTGTCTGATGGAAATTGCCttgttctttccagcagccttgggctttcagtcatagaggtgcaccTGATGCATCTTCAGTCACTACATAGTGAATGATGACTGTAAGCAAGCCATGTCTGGCGCTGATAACAGGTGATTGGTGAGGGCAACAGTGTTGCATCATCACCAATCAGATACTGGTGGCCTATCTTGAGGACAGGTCATCATTAAAAAgtagtggacaccccctttaataAATATGAAAACGAAAAagtcccaatactgaccccttaTATGAATTGGTGCCTATATAGTTTTAAGGAGACAGTAATTATTGTTTCAGGAGTACTTTCGGTACAATGTCTGTGCCTTTAATggttccctcctcctcctccttccccgtTCTATAGAGTCTTATGAACAATAACTGTAATTTCCTACAGTGAATCTGTAAAGTGAAAATATATCATCATTGAATACAGATATTAcaaattttacccatgaattgagattgAAAAATCAATCCagaaagagaaagaagcagatttctctgttaAGATATATTACCAAGTTACTTAGTTTTATGTGTACTCTGGTTCATTAATTAAAAATGGTGGCTACTCTTTAAAGAGATGTAGTAATTAGAATTAAAATTTGTTTGGGAAGGCTTTTATGGTCTGCAAAGTATTTAAATACATGGACATATTTAGTTTTACAGTTAGCTTAAATATTAGGTAAAGTTTTGAAGTTTAGAATGTAATAAAATGACCCTCATCACGTAATTCATATGGCAGCCTATTCTAGTCATGTATCAGGACAAGCTGCAGTCTGGAGAAGCACAACTAATAAGACTTGTGTCTCAACTGACAAAAGACCTGTATCGCAAGAACATGTACCTCCTTGAACTGAGAAGAGCTGTGTCAtcagaagaaataaatcttctcctCAGCTGACtgagcaaaaatatttttttaaccagTGTTGGTCCTCTTCATGAaccaggagcgtctgactccagcacaccccTTCATCAAGACCGCTGTGAACAATGAGGGTCTTGATGAATTTATCCCATTGAGTGTAAGCAGTACATtgcagagctccctctagtgggggATGCAGGTATGTAGAAAGAGAATCACCCGTATGATCAAACAAAGGAAAGTGGCTGCAAAACTGATTAAAAcgaagtttttattttttcatttttcacctCTGTTGCAAAGGTTGTAAAGTTTAGGTTATCATTTATGAAAAGTCACTTACCAGAGCttcttctctgggggcgtgtacttttacccctgcatgacattgaccaatcataaATAAGCAGGATGCAAAGGAAAGAAATATGTCCATTAAATCAGAAGGACATGCCTTCTCCTGTGAGACATACAATGACAAAAAATTGGGTAAAGTCAATTATCAAAACATTTGCTCTTCTCTACCATTAATCATTTTAATCTGAAAGAGCCACTCCAGCAGTTTTGTTTTCAGTGCCGGAATGATATAACTAAATTAAGTTCCCTGCTCCTAGTCTTATAGTTACCCACCGCTATCTTGACCTATTTCTGATGCTCCCATTGGTCTCTAGCAGTTTGTGACCTAACAGATCACTCAAAGTTTGCTGGAGCGAGCCAAATTTAACTTTTCAATTCATGTCCATGAGAGTCTccttctggcctcgttctggctcttatAGACTTACTATGAGCACTTGTGACTGCTACTTCTGACTTTTGTCTCAGGTGTAGGCACTTGCTCTCCCGGGGTTcccatgctgttgttgtgacaAGTAACATCGGCATCCAATCAGGGTCCGCATCACTGTCTTCACTtcctgtcgaattgaacatgaagaggaagtccaagatcagctacagcctggacttcctcttcatgtttgatttgtcagTGAGATGGTAActtcagcgctgattgggcgccgagatcacatgtcacaacaaccgcacaggAGCATCAGGgacagcgagtgccgacaccacgggAATGGTCCGGGAGGTGagcataggctttattattttatggggctaGACATTttcatcaagaaggggttgtcctagcaaTGGACAACACCACTAAATTGTTTAGAATCCCAGCAATACCTTGGCAAATATGTGTATATAAAATGAAAGATATAACAAATGTTATTACATTAAATTATGTAGAGAATttatgttaatttaaaaaaaaaaaaaagtgtgtaattCACTTTAAGAAAACAAGTGTGAACAGTTTCCAATGTAAAAATCAGAGTAAAATTCATAGTTTTACCATCAATCAACGTCTTTATAGTAACGAAAAGTCtcatgtttactgtatgtaaaagtgTTCATTTTACTTCTCATTTTCAGAGCTTTTTTAAACAACAGCATGGGTGTTTTCAAGATTGAGAAAATCCTGACTGTGGCAGGTTAGTAAAAAGTTTTAAAGTCTTTTTTATTTACATACAGTAAGAATATTCATTTAGATAGATTATGTTTGACTTGTCGTTTGTTTGTGAATAGTTATGCATTTAATCccaatttttgcttttttaaaatttCCTCCTCCCTTTTTCAAATAGCCATAATAATGTTTGTATTTTTTCATTGACAATGCGGGATGAGGCCTTGTTTTTTCGAACACAAATTGTAGTTTTGAAAGGCACCATACACTTTGTAAAGTACGAAAAAATAAAGCGAGTTTATTAGTAGGAGGTGTGGTGACCAAAAAGAAGGCAATTTGGGGATTTTATTTCTTAACAATTTTTATTACATGGGTTAACTGATTTTAGATTTTGATAACTCAGACTTTTATGGGTACAATGACACAAAATAGTTGTTTCtctattatttctttatttttcactGGGGACACGGGACGGCTATTCAAATGTTtaggtgtttattttttttttatattcttaaaAGTTTCCTTTTTATTTGTCTTCTTAAGGGACTTGAATCTGTTTGATATAGGTAGAGCAATACTATAGTACTGCAATACATAGTTGAAATAATGGTGTCCTACAAAACGTAGCCATCGGCTAGGCTTCACAGAAGTACTGACTTTAATGTGATAGGTAGCATTCAGCTGGGGCAACCCATCGGCCCCAAGTGATCATGTCGTGGGGGGGTTGATAGGCACTTGGAACAAACACGTGGGATCCCACCGCTTAAGtgctgctgtcagtgtttgacagtagCATTTGATTAGtgaacagcagcaatcagagttagCTCAGATCACTGATGTTAGAGGCAAGTGATGGCTGTATAACACAGTTGGCATCTGCCCTGTTTGCATGTTGTTATTTTTGTTAGCTACAATAAATAAATTACACCATATACATCCATATTTTAGTTATTAAAATGCTGGTTGAATAAGTTGCAACatcctgtatatattatgtattatGAATATGTGAATGCCCCCCATTCATCTATGTCTTTCTATCTTCTTTGCAGCTACTACTACTAGTGCTACTACTGCTAAGACTACCCCAAAAAGTGCAGGCCCTGCCAATGATCCTTCCTCCTTGGTTCTGACTCTTTGTCTTCTTGTGATCACCAGCAAGTTTTTGTCCTAACGATCTACAGAATCATGAAAGTTCATTGGCAAACTCAATGACAACTGTATATATTATTTGTATATGACACAAAGCTGTAAAATTTCCCCATGAGTAGTGGTCTGTGGTCACTGATAAGCCTAATGACAACTTCATATATTCCTCATGAATTTGCCAAGAAATGTGAAATGCCTCCATGAGTGGTGGTCTGTTTCGAGTGTCCATACATGTGTGGAACCactagtgagtagtgatgagcgagtatactcgttgcttgggttttcccgagcacgctcgggtggtctccgagtatttatgactgctcggagatttggttttccttGCCACAGTTGTATGATTTGCTgctactagacagtttgattacatgtggggattccctagcaaccaggcaacccccacatgtactcaggctggctaatagctgtaaatcattcaactgcggtgatgaaaatgaaatctccgaacactaataaatactcggagatcacccaagcgtgctcggaaaaacccgagcaatgagtctactcgctcatcactactagtgagaTGTTATCTGATTTAGACGCAGTCAACGCTAGTTGGGTCTGCAACCTCTGAGAAGGTGTGAGAGTTGCCAACAAATTGCTCCACCTAAGACAGGATATTTTGACATTCAGAGAACTGACTCTTTGCCCCATTGAAAAGAATATCTACTGCACTGAAAAAAACTGTTAAAATAGTGGGTTAAATATATTGTATTACAAGCTTTAGATAGTTCAGAGGTAAAGTCAAAGCTAAAGCTGCTCCCCTTTACCGTTCCTCATGGGTGGGGTGAACCTACTCATAGCTCCGCCTCATTACCATTACAGAAAATAGTAATGCAAAATAAGTGGAGATCTGTCACAAAATATGGGTTAAAGGGGTTGTAGGGGCTTTAACCAGTACCATTCGGGTTCTATTCCGATAATCCTTTTTACCTTTATCCTTATGCTTAATAGGTATATCATTTATCTAATtcacaaaataaaattaaattgtCTTACTCTGTTTCAGAAAATTCACGCTCGCAATTCAGCACAGACAAAGGCGCGACATGTTTTAATTCCATAAATTAAAATGACTCATTATATGGGTAGAAATAAGAGTTATCCTATGAACATAGAACATGTGTCTTTACTTTTGTCTGTTTTATGTACAGTATGTAAACTAATTTTAtatgaaatgtgaaaaaaataaaagattCAAATATATCAAATTGGTCCTTTCTTGTATACTTTGTTGACTATATGAAGTGCACAATTTTTCAAATAATTTTCCACATAACAGAAATCGAAACAGGTCACCACTGCATCTGCTTTTTTGCTGCTAAAACAGTGGTGAAAATTAATTATTTGTACTCATATTTTTGCCTCAACAGGTAGCAGCAGAACGAGACGCTTTCCTCCTCTtaacttttttaaaatgttctcCCATTGACATGGTCAAAAGCTTTGCTACATTGAGGGTGAGCATGGCGTAGTCCTTTATTCCCAATTGGTTCCACTCCAGGCACAAGATTACCAGTCTTATATTATAAACAGTTAATTTGCCAGGCATAACACCTGCCGGATTTGAGTTTATCAATTATAAGATAATCCCTGCAATTTTCCCGAATTTTGGCCAATTTTGAAGTTCCTGGAGGTACCTTTACCTCCTGGGCCATTGTGCAGCTGCATATTTTACACCCATGGCGGATGTTATAGGTagacagactaggcagctgcctagagcCGCCACAACCCCAGGTGCCTCAGCCAGTGGCATGCCACTAACAGCGGCAAACcacgtggccgctatggggcccgggAGTCAGGGGGGGCCTGAcgctggctctgctccccccacatCACGCATTTAACTTATCATAGatgttgatacagttgaaagcaatgaaggAAGAGAGAGTGTCAGataacgctccctctcccatcactacaCCTCTGCATCTGACGCAGGGAGCATGAGATGACCTGACTTCATCGCGTGCCACGAtttgccagcagtggagctgatgagatgcgCTGCATAAACCAGAGCAGCTTGGGAATAGGGAGAGGtaagtaatgtatttatttattttttcataatacTGCTGGATTGTagggctgcattttactgtgtgtgcAGCTGCAAAATACTCTATGTGCGCGTGGCTGCATTATACGATATGATACGATACAATGCACTTTATTGATCCcaggggaaattacggtattacagcagcaatacaaacatcagtacataaaatattgtgacacaaatcttgcacaagtataccaacattacataacaaataaactcCATGTGTGTGTTGTGTGGGGTGCTGCGTTATACTttatagggtggctgcattatgctctacgagggggttgcattatactttatgagggggctgtattatagtctagtaaggggctgcgttatactctatggggtggctgcattatactttatcgggtgtctgcattatactctatgaggggggctgcattgtgatcgatgaggggggctgcattatgctctatgagggggctgcattttgcTCTATGAGGGggtttgcattatactctatgacgaaggctgcattatactctaagaggggggctgcattatactctatgagggggactgcattatactctatgaaaagGGACCGTATTatgctctgaggggggctgcataatgctctgagggggatgcattatagtttatggggcagctgcattatactcttttgaggactatgaggtgcattatactgtaagtaCTATATGAAGGCTGCACTATACtacatgggggctgcattatactcttatcaacgaccatgggggtgcattatactatatttactaTATTGGAAATGCATtacactgtatcaaggactatggtaaatgcattatactatataaaggactatggggtgcattagagTATTAAGagggcattgtactatatggaggactatgagggtgcattgtacaatatggaggactatgggatgcattttactatatggaggactataatgaGTGCATAATACTATAGGGAGGATATGGGaagcatattatactgtatggaggactatgggaagtgaattaaaGTATATGGAGGGATATGTggtatgttatactatatggaggactatggggtggaaattatacaatatggaggactatggggtacattaaactatgtggaggactgtagggtatattatactaaacaaggaaaatgctgcctattcatcaagtgattggattgtttatgccggaataaaaatcattgttctctgcagcacatcacCTGGTGAAAACTGAAGAtatgctgcttataacatgatactgtatggggacagattcatctactagtgatcattctgtgccgTAATTTTTCCTCAGCCAGTATATAAAGGCTGGGAAGCAAGTATCGAACATCTTCAATATTTTCGATCACActtgtttaacggcctgaacttAGCGCATGTAcaggacagaccaaaagtttggacacaccttctcatttaaagatttttctgtattttcatgactatatgtcttatattctaggttcttcaaagtagccaccttttgctttgatgactgatttgcaaactcttggcattctcttgatgagcttcaagaggtagtcaccggaaatggtcttccaacaatcttgccagttcccagagatgcttagcacttgttggcccttttgccttcactctgcggtccagctcaccccaaaccatctcgattaggttcaggtctggtgactgtggatgccaggtcatctggcgtagcaccccatcactctccttcttggtcaaatagcccttacacagcctggaggtgtgcttggggtcattgtcctgttgaaaaataaatgatggtccaactaaacgcaaactggatggaatagcatgccgctgcaagatgctgtggtagccatgcttgttcagtat contains:
- the LOC143764435 gene encoding uncharacterized protein LOC143764435; this translates as MSLPRTFTLLFFGLVITSFFTDAQADSCLLTSNTTNSNYSLTVSPLNLIKSTLYTVTLSSTQNGSVDFLLQVSASNSTIGNWSLLGTYSNCTNGVSVSSYAINTSNSFIANWTSPSTLSANSVSIRAFLNNSMGVFKIEKILTVAATTTSATTAKTTPKSAGPANDPSSLVLTLCLLVITSKFLS